In Oncorhynchus clarkii lewisi isolate Uvic-CL-2024 chromosome 16, UVic_Ocla_1.0, whole genome shotgun sequence, one genomic interval encodes:
- the LOC139368388 gene encoding probable E3 ubiquitin-protein ligase DTX3 isoform X1, giving the protein MGSQVSSVEMSVRAGQGSDEVLVSQAVWDYLATAGRPWLIDFQDKQGLSAGIIRRGERGGCCAVRLRPVEGSRPGGGPGMMEGGPISNETRKSFIDLCRCARKEMSKQEGGPKWKRSVLPCVGVRVLDGEGSLLTPQPPQPRRSQRQQQRCRKPAEDETCVVLSNSMNSMNCMSHDASGQRKQDNMEVNCSMMASSHSHSQSEADDHTSCSICMGDMVERTTLERCGHTFCRSCLDQAFKVKRACPVCRLVYGQLIGNQPASGTMMVERDPDLELPGHEGYGCICIIYSFTPGLQAPEHPNPGVSYPGTDRVAYLPDSPEGNRVLGLLRRAFDQRLIFTIGTSMTTGMHNVITWNDIHHKTSIWGGPRCFGYPDPTYLVRVTEELREKGITAD; this is encoded by the exons TTTCATCTGTTGAAATGAGTGTGCGCGCGGGGCAGGGTAGCGATGAGGTTCTGGTGTCCCAAGCGGTGTGGGACTACTTGGCCACCGCCGGCCGGCCCTGGCTCATAGACTTCCAGGACAAGCAGGGCCTCAGCGCAGGCATTATCCGCAGAGGGGAGCGGGGAGGCTGCTGCGCAGTGCGGCTACGCCCCGTAGAGGGCTCCCGTCCTGGGGGAGGACCAGGGATGATGGAGGGGGGACCCATCTCCAATGAGACACGCAAGTCCTTCATAGACTTATGCCGCTGTGCCCGGAAAGAGATGAGCAAACAGGAGGGGGGTCCTAAGTGGAAGAGGTCCGTGCTGCCCTGTGTTGGGGTGAGGGTCCTGGATGGAGAGGGGAGCCTGCTAACACCTCAGCCTCCCCAGCCCAGACGCTCTCAGAGGCAGCAACAGAGGTGTAGGAAGCCTGCGGAGGATGAGACCTGTGTGGTCCTCTCCAACTCCATGAATTCCATGAACTGCATGTCTCACGATGCATCAGGACAGAGGAAGCAGGACAACATGGAAGTCAACTGCAGTATGATGGCATCTTCTCATAGCCACTCCCAGAGTGAAGCAGACGACCACACCTCATGTTCCATCTGCAtgggagacatggtggagaggACCACGCTGGAGAG GTGTGGCCACACATTCTGCCGGTCATGTCTGGACCAGGCCTTCAAGGTGAAGAGAGCATGTCCGGTGTGTCGTCTGGTGTACGGCCAGCTCATAGGGAATCAACCGGCTTCCGGGACTATGATGGTGGAGAGGGACCCAGATCTGGAGTTGCCGGGACACGAGGGCTACGGGTGTATCTGCATCATCTATAGCTTCACACCTGGTCTACAGGCG CCGGAGCACCCTAACCCTGGTGTAAGCTACCCAGGTACGGACCGCGTGGCTTACCTCCCAGACAGCCCAGAGGGGAACCGGGTCCTGGGCCTGCTCCGCCGGGCCTTTGACCAGCGCCTCATCTTCACTATAGGGACCTCCATGACTACGGGAATGCATAACGTCATTACCTGGAATGACATCCACCACAAAACCTCCATATGGGGCGGACCACGCTG CTTTGGCTACCCAGACCCCACTTACCTGGTGAGAGTGACTGAGGAACTCAGAGAGAAAGGCATCACTGCGGACTGA
- the LOC139368389 gene encoding probable E3 ubiquitin-protein ligase DTX3: MTSSRFSNIGDRCTSATEQRLGGDEEDHCIICMDSFQEKITLKCSHSFCSSCIDSFFKIKPACPVCNSFHGTYEGTQPRNGIMTVRRNWQCLPGYEEGNGHITIDYHFPAGVQGPEHPNPGEKYCSTSRTAFLPACEEGEKVLRLLQTAFHRRLIFTIGTSATTGLNNSITWNDIHHKTNISGGPQFFGYPDPGYLSRVQEELRLKGVTEES, translated from the exons ATGACATCATCTAGATTCTCCAACATAGGCGACAGATGTACTTCTGCAACAGAGCAGCGACTCGGCGGCGACGAGGAGGACCATTGCATAATATGCATGGATAGTTTTCAGGAAAAGATAACTTTAAAATGTTCTCACTCATTCTGTTCAAGTTGTATTGACTCGTTTTTCAAAATTAAACCCGCATGTCCGGTATGTAATAGTTTTCACGGGACCTACGAAGGAACGCAGCCCCGGAACGGGATCATGACAGTGAGACGCAACTGGCAGTGTTTACCTGGCTATGAGGAGGGGAATGGACATATCACGATTGATTATCACTTTCCAGCCGGAGTACAAGGG CCTGAGCATCCGAACCCGGGTGAGAAGTACTGCAGCACATCCAGGACAGCCTTTCTGCCAGCCtgtgaggaaggagagaaggtacTGAGGCTGCTCCAGACAGCCTTTCACAGGAGGCTCATCTTCACGATTGGGACATCAGCCACTACCGGCCTCAACAACTCCATCACATGGAACGACATACACCACAAGACCAACATTAGTGGAGGACCACAGTT TTTCGGGTATCCAGACCCGGGCTACCTCTCTCGGGTCCAGGAGGAGCTTCGTCTGAAGGGAGTGACAGAGGAGAGCTGA
- the LOC139368388 gene encoding probable E3 ubiquitin-protein ligase DTX3 isoform X2, with translation MSVRAGQGSDEVLVSQAVWDYLATAGRPWLIDFQDKQGLSAGIIRRGERGGCCAVRLRPVEGSRPGGGPGMMEGGPISNETRKSFIDLCRCARKEMSKQEGGPKWKRSVLPCVGVRVLDGEGSLLTPQPPQPRRSQRQQQRCRKPAEDETCVVLSNSMNSMNCMSHDASGQRKQDNMEVNCSMMASSHSHSQSEADDHTSCSICMGDMVERTTLERCGHTFCRSCLDQAFKVKRACPVCRLVYGQLIGNQPASGTMMVERDPDLELPGHEGYGCICIIYSFTPGLQAPEHPNPGVSYPGTDRVAYLPDSPEGNRVLGLLRRAFDQRLIFTIGTSMTTGMHNVITWNDIHHKTSIWGGPRCFGYPDPTYLVRVTEELREKGITAD, from the exons ATGAGTGTGCGCGCGGGGCAGGGTAGCGATGAGGTTCTGGTGTCCCAAGCGGTGTGGGACTACTTGGCCACCGCCGGCCGGCCCTGGCTCATAGACTTCCAGGACAAGCAGGGCCTCAGCGCAGGCATTATCCGCAGAGGGGAGCGGGGAGGCTGCTGCGCAGTGCGGCTACGCCCCGTAGAGGGCTCCCGTCCTGGGGGAGGACCAGGGATGATGGAGGGGGGACCCATCTCCAATGAGACACGCAAGTCCTTCATAGACTTATGCCGCTGTGCCCGGAAAGAGATGAGCAAACAGGAGGGGGGTCCTAAGTGGAAGAGGTCCGTGCTGCCCTGTGTTGGGGTGAGGGTCCTGGATGGAGAGGGGAGCCTGCTAACACCTCAGCCTCCCCAGCCCAGACGCTCTCAGAGGCAGCAACAGAGGTGTAGGAAGCCTGCGGAGGATGAGACCTGTGTGGTCCTCTCCAACTCCATGAATTCCATGAACTGCATGTCTCACGATGCATCAGGACAGAGGAAGCAGGACAACATGGAAGTCAACTGCAGTATGATGGCATCTTCTCATAGCCACTCCCAGAGTGAAGCAGACGACCACACCTCATGTTCCATCTGCAtgggagacatggtggagaggACCACGCTGGAGAG GTGTGGCCACACATTCTGCCGGTCATGTCTGGACCAGGCCTTCAAGGTGAAGAGAGCATGTCCGGTGTGTCGTCTGGTGTACGGCCAGCTCATAGGGAATCAACCGGCTTCCGGGACTATGATGGTGGAGAGGGACCCAGATCTGGAGTTGCCGGGACACGAGGGCTACGGGTGTATCTGCATCATCTATAGCTTCACACCTGGTCTACAGGCG CCGGAGCACCCTAACCCTGGTGTAAGCTACCCAGGTACGGACCGCGTGGCTTACCTCCCAGACAGCCCAGAGGGGAACCGGGTCCTGGGCCTGCTCCGCCGGGCCTTTGACCAGCGCCTCATCTTCACTATAGGGACCTCCATGACTACGGGAATGCATAACGTCATTACCTGGAATGACATCCACCACAAAACCTCCATATGGGGCGGACCACGCTG CTTTGGCTACCCAGACCCCACTTACCTGGTGAGAGTGACTGAGGAACTCAGAGAGAAAGGCATCACTGCGGACTGA